In Blautia wexlerae DSM 19850, a single window of DNA contains:
- the hflC gene encoding protease modulator HflC: MKGKKIGILIGVSAVVVAVGASVTVTQQNEYKLIRQFGKVDRVISSSGISFKIPFIESTQSLPKETLLYDLAASDVITKDKKTMISDSYVLWKISDPLKFAQTLNSSVESGESRINTAVYNATKNAISSMSQDQVITSRDGELSDMVMEAIGTNMDQYGIELLKFETKQLDLPDDNKEAVYERMISERDNIAATYKAEGNSEAKVIRNKTDKEVAIQISDAKKQAEILGAEGEQEYMKILAQAYGEEDRSEFYSFVRSLDALKTSMKGEDKTVILSADSPIAQIFEGK, encoded by the coding sequence ATGAAAGGTAAGAAAATTGGAATATTAATTGGTGTGTCTGCAGTGGTTGTAGCTGTCGGAGCGTCGGTAACAGTAACTCAGCAAAATGAATATAAGCTGATCCGTCAGTTTGGCAAGGTTGACAGGGTGATCAGCTCATCGGGAATCAGTTTTAAGATTCCGTTTATAGAGAGTACACAGTCATTGCCAAAGGAAACACTGCTGTATGATCTTGCAGCATCTGATGTAATTACAAAAGATAAGAAAACAATGATCAGCGACAGCTATGTTCTCTGGAAAATCAGCGACCCGCTTAAATTTGCACAGACATTAAACTCTTCTGTGGAAAGCGGCGAAAGTCGAATTAATACTGCTGTGTATAATGCTACCAAAAATGCGATCAGCAGTATGTCACAGGATCAGGTGATCACAAGTCGTGACGGAGAACTGTCTGATATGGTCATGGAGGCAATAGGAACAAACATGGATCAGTATGGAATCGAACTTCTCAAATTCGAAACCAAGCAGCTGGACCTGCCGGATGATAATAAGGAAGCTGTATATGAACGAATGATTTCTGAACGAGATAATATTGCAGCGACTTACAAGGCAGAGGGAAACTCTGAAGCAAAGGTGATTCGAAATAAAACCGACAAAGAAGTAGCAATTCAGATTTCTGATGCTAAAAAACAGGCAGAGATCCTGGGGGCGGAAGGGGAGCAGGAATATATGAAAATTCTTGCGCAGGCTTATGGAGAAGAGGACAGAAGTGAGTTTTATTCATTTGTGAGAAGCCTGGATGCGCTGAAGACATCTATGAAAGGTGAGGACAAAACAGTGATACTGTCTGCAGATTCACCGATCGCTCAGATCTTTGAAGGAAAATAA
- a CDS encoding nucleotidyltransferase domain-containing protein — MLTCIRSKRQRDAAEYALRTIQSSCIRPYIKTIYLYGSCARGEEKYSSDVDLFLELSESFRSRPELKKYLYLLKSEVSSEELDDAETDLKIVVGDDWKRNKMLYYTNVRKEGIQIWP, encoded by the coding sequence ATGCTGACATGTATCAGATCAAAACGGCAGAGAGATGCAGCGGAGTATGCTTTACGAACTATTCAGTCATCATGCATAAGGCCTTATATTAAGACAATATATCTGTATGGCAGTTGTGCACGGGGAGAAGAGAAATATAGCAGTGATGTTGATCTGTTTCTGGAACTGTCAGAGTCATTCCGCTCCCGGCCGGAACTTAAAAAATATCTTTATCTTCTAAAATCAGAAGTATCCTCTGAGGAATTGGATGATGCAGAAACGGATCTGAAAATTGTAGTTGGCGATGACTGGAAAAGGAACAAAATGCTGTATTATACAAATGTGCGAAAGGAAGGAATTCAGATATGGCCTTGA
- a CDS encoding HEPN domain-containing protein, producing MALNSYFDFAENDFQYFKASYDAGIVANMMGAMAQGICEKYMKHLISEYYKPDDAIQQKDFENILRTHSLNRLMKFLKGNMGTEFSKNTQTHMRMIDGFYFSTRYPGDDSIEIDGDDVETCNDAIELCRKEVLELERKLKKDEV from the coding sequence ATGGCCTTGAACAGTTATTTTGATTTTGCAGAAAATGATTTTCAATATTTTAAAGCCTCTTATGATGCGGGGATAGTTGCAAATATGATGGGTGCCATGGCGCAGGGAATATGCGAAAAATATATGAAGCATCTGATATCAGAATACTATAAACCGGATGATGCTATACAACAGAAAGATTTTGAAAATATTTTGCGTACACATAGTCTGAACAGATTGATGAAATTTCTAAAAGGAAATATGGGAACAGAGTTTTCAAAAAATACGCAGACACATATGAGAATGATAGATGGTTTCTATTTTTCAACCAGATATCCTGGTGACGATAGCATAGAGATAGATGGTGATGATGTGGAAACCTGTAATGATGCAATAGAATTGTGCAGAAAAGAAGTTTTAGAGTTAGAACGAAAGTTAAAAAAGGATGAGGTATAA
- the ltrA gene encoding group II intron reverse transcriptase/maturase translates to MDRKKAYGIDKVTKEDYEKNLEENLANLVKRMKNGSYRPNPTRRVYIPKETKGKMRPLGISSYEDKLVENAIAQILEQIYEPKFYNESFGFRPNRNCHQAVREIIEMVQYRKTNYVVEADIKGFFDNVDHEWLMKMLAHDIADRKFLEIIDKFLKAGVMENGKYLDSERGTPQGNGASPILANIYLHYVLDNWFDVIVKRQCKGECYLIRYCDDFVCCFQNQYEAKIFKQRLEERFAKYGLELAEEKTKILEFGRFARHNRRARGERKSDTFDFLGFTFYCGMDGKREFFRCRVKTSKKKFRSKIKAMKEWIKTHRTIPLESIFKTVNAKLRGHYQYYGVTDNTREVKNFLVQTKWLLYKWLNRRSQKRSYASDTFFNGLLRTFPLLEPSIKVSLFYR, encoded by the coding sequence ATGGACAGAAAGAAAGCGTATGGGATTGATAAGGTGACAAAAGAGGATTACGAAAAGAATCTGGAAGAAAATCTCGCAAATCTTGTGAAAAGGATGAAAAACGGAAGCTATCGCCCGAATCCAACAAGGCGTGTTTATATTCCGAAGGAAACAAAAGGCAAAATGAGACCGCTTGGAATTTCCAGTTATGAAGATAAACTGGTGGAAAATGCGATTGCACAGATACTGGAGCAGATTTATGAACCGAAGTTTTATAATGAGAGTTTTGGATTCCGCCCGAACAGGAACTGCCATCAGGCAGTAAGGGAAATCATAGAAATGGTGCAGTATCGAAAGACAAACTATGTGGTAGAAGCAGACATTAAAGGTTTCTTTGATAATGTAGACCATGAATGGCTGATGAAGATGTTGGCACATGATATAGCAGACCGGAAATTTCTTGAGATTATAGATAAATTCCTGAAAGCCGGAGTCATGGAAAATGGCAAATATCTCGACAGCGAACGGGGAACCCCACAGGGAAATGGAGCAAGTCCGATACTTGCAAATATATATCTGCATTATGTATTGGATAACTGGTTTGATGTAATCGTGAAGAGACAGTGTAAAGGAGAGTGTTATCTTATCCGATACTGTGATGATTTTGTCTGTTGTTTTCAGAACCAGTATGAAGCAAAAATATTTAAGCAGAGGCTGGAAGAACGCTTTGCTAAATACGGACTAGAGCTGGCGGAAGAAAAGACGAAGATATTGGAATTCGGGAGGTTTGCCAGGCACAACAGAAGAGCAAGAGGAGAGAGAAAATCAGATACCTTTGACTTCCTTGGTTTCACGTTTTATTGCGGAATGGACGGAAAGAGAGAGTTTTTCCGTTGTAGGGTAAAGACGAGCAAAAAGAAATTCCGCAGTAAAATTAAAGCAATGAAAGAGTGGATAAAGACACATAGGACAATACCATTGGAATCGATATTTAAAACAGTGAATGCAAAATTGCGGGGACATTACCAGTATTATGGAGTGACCGACAATACAAGGGAAGTGAAGAATTTCCTAGTACAGACAAAATGGTTATTGTATAAATGGCTGAATCGGAGAAGCCAGAAAAGAAGTTATGCGTCGGATACTTTCTTTAATGGACTGCTTCGAACATTCCCATTGTTAGAACCAAGTATTAAGGTAAGTTTGTTTTATAGATAA
- the tnpA gene encoding IS200/IS605 family transposase — MFNIDKNKLSYGRGYVYSLQYHLVWCTKYRKKVLKNGIDTECEEMLQNLAEEYKFQILAMEVMPDHIHLLVDCKPQFYISDMIKIMKGNLARQMFLAHPELKKELWGGHLWNPSYCAITVSDRSRDQVLAYIEGQKEKEKKKA; from the coding sequence ATATTTAATATAGATAAAAACAAACTTTCATATGGTAGGGGATATGTCTATTCCTTGCAGTATCATCTTGTCTGGTGTACAAAATACAGAAAAAAGGTTTTAAAAAACGGAATCGATACAGAATGCGAAGAAATGTTACAGAATCTTGCAGAAGAATATAAATTTCAGATCCTGGCAATGGAGGTGATGCCGGATCATATCCATCTGCTTGTGGACTGTAAACCTCAGTTTTATATTTCAGATATGATCAAGATCATGAAAGGAAATCTTGCACGCCAGATGTTTCTTGCGCATCCGGAGTTAAAAAAGGAACTGTGGGGTGGGCATCTGTGGAATCCGTCTTACTGTGCCATAACGGTCAGTGACAGGAGCAGAGACCAGGTGCTTGCCTACATCGAAGGACAAAAGGAAAAAGAAAAGAAAAAAGCCTGA
- a CDS encoding IS200/IS605 family accessory protein TnpB-related protein produces MQTVSSYGVELRKQNIPVRQTLEIYRSAVSYLTEIYEQVWEELAEIPDAKRRFNAAEHLVHTTKKNPARFDFDLRFPKMPSYLRRAAIQHALGSVSSYETRMDLWEKSGEKAGKPRLAYENHAMPVFYRDVMYREEKEGKGEAYLKLYDGHDWKWFCVRLNHTDMEYLRRNWSGKKASAPTLEKRHHKYFLRFSYTEEVTLTKTPVKEQIICSVDLGINTDAVCTIMRADGTVLGRKFIDHPSEKDRMYRTLGRIRRFQREHSSAQSRGRWAYTKRLNIELGRKIAGAIVKNAEENHADVIVFEYLEMQGKISGKKKQKLHLWRKRDIQKRCEHQAHRKGMRVSRVCAWNTSRLAYDGSGSVSRDPKNHSLCVFQTGKRYNCDLSASYNIGARYFIRELLKPLPVTERSLLEAKVPSVKRRTSCVYADLKELHLQMEILKAA; encoded by the coding sequence ATGCAGACCGTATCCAGCTATGGCGTAGAATTACGAAAACAGAATATCCCAGTCCGCCAGACACTGGAAATCTACCGGTCTGCGGTCAGTTACCTGACAGAAATATATGAGCAGGTGTGGGAAGAACTGGCAGAGATACCGGATGCCAAAAGGCGGTTTAATGCTGCAGAGCATCTGGTGCATACTACAAAAAAGAATCCTGCACGCTTTGATTTTGATCTTCGCTTTCCGAAGATGCCGTCCTACCTGAGGCGAGCCGCAATCCAGCATGCATTGGGAAGTGTATCTTCTTACGAAACACGGATGGATCTGTGGGAAAAGTCAGGAGAAAAAGCAGGGAAACCCAGACTGGCGTATGAGAATCATGCCATGCCTGTTTTTTATCGTGATGTCATGTACAGAGAGGAAAAAGAAGGAAAAGGCGAAGCATACCTGAAACTGTATGATGGTCATGACTGGAAATGGTTTTGTGTGCGTTTAAATCATACAGATATGGAATATCTGCGCAGGAACTGGTCGGGGAAAAAGGCATCAGCCCCGACACTGGAGAAAAGGCACCATAAATATTTCCTGCGTTTTTCTTATACGGAAGAAGTGACACTTACGAAGACACCGGTAAAAGAACAGATCATCTGTAGTGTGGACCTGGGAATCAATACCGATGCGGTCTGTACCATTATGCGGGCAGACGGAACTGTCCTGGGGAGAAAATTTATCGATCATCCCAGTGAAAAAGACCGGATGTACCGCACGCTGGGCCGAATCCGAAGATTCCAGAGGGAACACAGCTCTGCGCAGTCACGGGGAAGATGGGCATATACGAAACGCCTGAACATAGAGCTGGGAAGAAAAATTGCAGGTGCGATTGTAAAAAATGCAGAAGAGAACCATGCAGATGTGATCGTATTCGAGTATCTGGAAATGCAGGGAAAGATATCCGGAAAGAAAAAACAGAAACTGCATCTGTGGAGAAAACGGGATATCCAGAAACGCTGTGAGCATCAGGCACACAGAAAAGGAATGCGGGTATCCAGAGTCTGCGCATGGAATACGAGCAGGCTTGCATACGATGGCTCCGGAAGTGTGTCCCGTGACCCGAAAAATCACAGTCTTTGTGTATTCCAGACAGGAAAAAGATATAACTGTGACCTGTCGGCATCGTATAATATCGGAGCAAGATATTTTATCAGAGAACTTTTAAAACCCCTTCCGGTAACGGAAAGGTCTTTGCTGGAGGCAAAAGTCCCTTCGGTAAAGCGTAGAACCTCATGTGTTTATGCAGATCTGAAAGAACTTCATTTACAAATGGAAATCTTAAAGGCAGCATAA
- a CDS encoding HD domain-containing protein: MTVAEVVKKMVEYSKGDLHDINHFMKVYAYAKTIAEGENLSPEQQKLVEVTAVVHDIACPLCRVKYGNANGKHQEKESAALIEEFFADSDLPKEFVDRVSYIVSHHHTITGIDGIDYQIMIEADYLVNADESNFSGNNVKNMLEKIFKTETGKFLLQSMYQKRLNVEE, translated from the coding sequence ATGACAGTAGCAGAAGTTGTAAAGAAAATGGTAGAGTATTCCAAGGGAGATCTTCATGACATCAACCATTTCATGAAAGTATACGCATATGCAAAAACAATCGCAGAGGGCGAAAATCTGTCACCGGAGCAGCAGAAGCTGGTGGAGGTGACTGCGGTTGTCCACGACATTGCCTGCCCTCTCTGCAGAGTAAAATACGGAAATGCCAACGGCAAACATCAGGAGAAAGAAAGTGCGGCACTGATAGAGGAATTTTTCGCAGATTCAGATCTGCCGAAAGAATTTGTAGATCGTGTTTCTTATATTGTAAGTCATCATCATACAATAACCGGAATCGATGGTATTGATTATCAGATCATGATAGAGGCAGATTATCTGGTAAATGCAGATGAGAGTAATTTCTCCGGAAATAATGTGAAAAATATGCTGGAAAAAATATTCAAAACAGAGACAGGAAAATTCCTGCTCCAGTCTATGTATCAGAAGAGGTTGAATGTTGAAGAATAA
- a CDS encoding RNA polymerase sigma factor: MIQLVKRSISGDADAFLELMEKNSLAMYKVARGILDNDEDAADAMQDTILTCFEKIHTLKNPEYFKTWMIRILINECNKIHRHYKNFSRAEELPEVPGQDMSIEEFEFKEMLGMLDESYRIILVLYYVEGFRIADIASILNMNENTVKTRLVRARMQLKQEYTSAEDNIQKKRLQQKKKKNREFTGIAEGLQNIRMKI, from the coding sequence TTGATACAGTTGGTAAAACGCTCCATCTCAGGAGATGCGGATGCATTTCTGGAACTGATGGAAAAGAATTCTCTGGCAATGTACAAGGTGGCGCGGGGAATCCTGGATAATGATGAGGATGCCGCAGATGCCATGCAGGATACCATACTTACCTGCTTTGAAAAAATACATACACTGAAGAATCCGGAATATTTCAAAACCTGGATGATTCGTATTCTGATCAATGAATGCAATAAAATCCACAGACATTATAAAAACTTCAGCAGAGCCGAAGAACTTCCGGAAGTCCCCGGACAGGATATGTCCATTGAGGAATTTGAGTTCAAGGAAATGCTTGGAATGTTGGACGAATCCTACAGGATCATACTGGTTCTGTATTATGTAGAGGGATTTCGGATCGCAGACATTGCTTCTATATTAAATATGAATGAAAACACAGTAAAAACCAGACTGGTCAGAGCCCGTATGCAGCTAAAGCAGGAATATACTTCAGCAGAAGATAATATTCAGAAGAAGAGACTGCAGCAGAAAAAAAAGAAAAACAGAGAATTCACAGGTATAGCAGAAGGTTTGCAGAATATCAGAATGAAAATCTGA
- a CDS encoding DUF4179 domain-containing protein — MAKKLDFDKEKNNRNDNVIEEIMQADFPLPKQAEDAKNEAFSRIREMAAASGHTENTENMVQRLQEKSTGSSGKKSTGTAKSHKKFKTVYKTALGLTAAAAVFSTVCITNPAFAENIPLVGNVFKQLGNSMGFYGDYSKYAKQLTDSAEDAELADTNESQEDGGNPQSAQAEDQNTTENNNADKTKDNESYSKTVDGTTVTLSEVYCNEMALYLSMTIHTEDKFPDTFITSDGKPNIKLSENSTVKYDYMDEKSNLFNAYLDGKMLDDNTYAGVLRIPVEDMTVDDAGWTKFYEVRNAFFKEKGIDVDSEDFSFDKLAQTLGMDEYSDENLPQVGGPAISDYVKDIKVPDRFAMELDLKDIVGTLPDDQDTTPDIPQDLRDEYNQKMAEHGISTDDADYESLTEEQKDLEHQFFTEMWNEYFERYPEAIEGNNRYNSWTLKGDWKFNVDVEKNTSDTVKKDVNVVDENGDGVLSITKTPFEITMKMQDPEAKYFAVMLDANGDIMPYGGVSNSNNTYAIQDRDISTVYIYLCDYYEYMDELKGYYWSDDYEEKAKTKTFKQLLDERAVASAEVHFDTDK, encoded by the coding sequence ATGGCGAAGAAGTTGGATTTTGATAAAGAAAAGAATAACAGAAATGACAATGTGATAGAGGAAATCATGCAGGCAGACTTTCCGTTGCCAAAGCAGGCAGAAGATGCAAAAAACGAAGCATTTTCCAGAATCAGAGAAATGGCAGCAGCTTCTGGACATACGGAAAATACAGAGAATATGGTGCAAAGATTACAGGAGAAATCAACAGGAAGTTCCGGAAAGAAATCCACAGGAACAGCAAAATCGCACAAGAAATTCAAAACAGTATACAAAACAGCTTTGGGACTGACTGCAGCTGCAGCTGTATTTTCAACAGTATGTATCACAAATCCGGCATTTGCAGAGAACATCCCTCTGGTTGGAAATGTATTTAAGCAGCTCGGTAATTCCATGGGATTTTATGGTGATTATTCGAAATATGCAAAGCAGTTGACAGATTCTGCAGAAGATGCAGAGTTGGCAGATACTAATGAAAGTCAGGAGGACGGAGGTAATCCTCAAAGTGCTCAGGCTGAGGATCAGAATACAACAGAAAATAACAATGCAGATAAAACGAAAGACAATGAATCATACAGTAAAACAGTAGATGGAACAACTGTCACGCTTTCAGAAGTATACTGTAATGAAATGGCTCTGTACCTGTCCATGACAATCCATACAGAGGATAAATTCCCGGATACATTCATTACATCTGATGGAAAACCCAATATTAAGCTCAGCGAGAATTCTACAGTGAAATATGATTACATGGATGAAAAAAGTAATCTGTTCAATGCTTATCTGGATGGAAAAATGCTGGATGATAACACCTATGCAGGAGTTTTGCGTATTCCTGTAGAAGATATGACAGTGGATGATGCAGGATGGACAAAATTTTATGAGGTGCGTAACGCATTTTTCAAAGAAAAAGGGATTGATGTAGATTCTGAGGACTTTAGTTTTGACAAGTTAGCCCAGACACTGGGAATGGATGAATACAGTGATGAGAACCTTCCTCAGGTGGGAGGTCCGGCAATCAGCGATTATGTCAAAGACATCAAAGTACCTGACAGGTTTGCCATGGAGCTGGATCTGAAAGATATTGTGGGTACTCTTCCGGATGACCAGGATACTACCCCGGATATCCCTCAGGATCTGCGGGATGAATATAATCAGAAAATGGCAGAGCATGGAATCAGCACAGATGATGCAGATTATGAGAGCCTGACAGAAGAACAGAAGGATCTGGAACATCAGTTTTTCACTGAGATGTGGAATGAGTATTTTGAACGGTATCCTGAGGCAATTGAAGGTAATAACAGATATAACTCATGGACACTGAAGGGTGACTGGAAGTTCAACGTAGATGTAGAGAAAAATACTTCCGATACGGTTAAAAAGGATGTAAATGTGGTAGATGAAAATGGAGATGGTGTTCTCTCCATTACGAAAACACCATTTGAGATCACTATGAAAATGCAGGATCCGGAAGCAAAGTATTTTGCAGTTATGCTGGATGCCAATGGAGATATCATGCCATATGGAGGCGTGTCAAACAGCAATAACACATATGCGATACAGGACAGAGACATTTCCACTGTATATATTTATCTTTGTGACTACTATGAGTATATGGACGAGCTGAAAGGCTACTACTGGTCCGATGACTACGAAGAAAAAGCAAAGACCAAGACTTTCAAACAACTCCTGGATGAGCGTGCAGTTGCCAGCGCAGAAGTGCATTTTGATACAGATAAATAA
- a CDS encoding NAD(P)-dependent malic enzyme translates to MDYAKESLKMHYDLKGKIEVVSRAKVDSKDALSLAYTPGVAQPCLEIQKDVNKSYDLTRRWNTVAVVTDGTAVLGLGDIGPEAGMPVMEGKCVLFKEFGGVDAIPLCVRSKDVDEIVKTVSLLAGSFGGINLEDISAPRCFEIEKKLKECCDIPIFHDDQHGTAVITLAGVINALKLVGKKLDEVKIVTSGAGAAGIAIIKLLMSMGLKNVIMTDRKGAIYEGREGLNPIKEEMAKITNFNKEKGTLAEVIKGADIFIGVSAPGTLTQDMVRTMAKDPIIFACANPVPEIFPDEAKAAGAAVVSTGRSDYPNQVNNVLCFPGLFRGVLDARASDVNDEMKVAAAYAIAGLVSDEELTAEYILPAAFDPRVKDAVAKAVAEAARKSGVARI, encoded by the coding sequence ATGGACTACGCAAAAGAATCTTTAAAAATGCATTATGACTTAAAAGGTAAAATTGAGGTTGTATCAAGAGCCAAAGTAGATTCCAAAGATGCTTTAAGCCTTGCTTACACACCGGGTGTTGCTCAGCCTTGTCTGGAGATCCAGAAGGATGTAAACAAGAGTTATGATCTGACAAGACGCTGGAATACAGTTGCTGTTGTAACAGACGGAACTGCGGTACTTGGACTGGGAGATATCGGACCGGAAGCTGGTATGCCTGTTATGGAAGGTAAATGTGTACTCTTTAAAGAATTTGGCGGTGTAGACGCGATTCCGCTCTGCGTCCGCAGTAAAGATGTTGATGAGATCGTTAAGACAGTAAGCCTTCTGGCCGGATCCTTTGGCGGAATCAACCTTGAGGATATTTCCGCACCGAGATGTTTTGAAATCGAAAAGAAACTGAAAGAATGCTGTGATATTCCGATCTTCCACGATGACCAGCACGGAACAGCAGTTATCACACTTGCAGGTGTTATCAACGCATTGAAACTGGTTGGCAAGAAGCTTGATGAAGTGAAGATCGTTACTTCCGGAGCAGGTGCTGCAGGTATCGCTATCATCAAACTGTTAATGTCCATGGGACTTAAGAATGTAATCATGACAGACAGAAAGGGTGCGATTTACGAAGGCAGAGAAGGATTAAACCCGATCAAAGAAGAGATGGCTAAGATCACAAACTTCAACAAAGAGAAAGGTACTCTTGCAGAAGTGATCAAAGGCGCAGACATCTTCATCGGTGTATCCGCACCTGGAACACTGACACAGGATATGGTCCGCACAATGGCAAAAGATCCTATCATCTTTGCATGTGCAAACCCGGTACCTGAAATCTTCCCTGACGAAGCAAAAGCAGCAGGCGCAGCAGTGGTGTCCACAGGACGTTCTGATTATCCGAACCAGGTAAATAACGTACTCTGCTTCCCGGGACTTTTCCGTGGTGTACTGGACGCAAGAGCATCAGATGTTAACGATGAAATGAAAGTTGCAGCAGCATATGCAATCGCAGGTCTGGTAAGCGACGAAGAATTAACAGCGGAATATATTCTTCCGGCAGCCTTTGACCCACGTGTAAAAGACGCTGTAGCTAAAGCTGTAGCAGAAGCAGCAAGAAAATCAGGCGTAGCAAGAATCTAA